In the Pseudomonas orientalis genome, one interval contains:
- a CDS encoding DUF3613 domain-containing protein, giving the protein MKLPCLASLAVLALPLSVMAIEPGPYSPQQVATENWLALQISGQAASITPQAASATERDLAAQRWLESFKHEIPEFFDQKIGGKTEGDN; this is encoded by the coding sequence ATGAAACTGCCCTGTCTCGCAAGCCTGGCCGTGCTGGCCCTGCCCCTCAGCGTCATGGCCATCGAGCCTGGCCCCTACTCCCCGCAGCAGGTCGCCACGGAGAACTGGCTGGCGTTGCAGATCAGTGGGCAAGCGGCGTCAATCACGCCACAGGCAGCCTCCGCCACCGAACGCGACCTGGCCGCGCAGCGCTGGCTGGAAAGCTTCAAGCATGAGATTCCGGAGTTTTTCGATCAGAAAATCGGCGGAAAAACCGAAGGGGACAACTGA
- a CDS encoding response regulator transcription factor, with the protein MNKLNCAVKVLVVDDQPLIVEELCEFLESSGFRCVPCESSQQALQHFCEDSEIGLVLCDLHMPGMDGIELVQALQKIAGRQRVFEAIMLTGCADKQDVIKALRAGIADYYQKPINLEELLEGLQRQEVALQERSKDLQLGKLNQKLQCLSETINDLYQDLDKVRRSPSGPDGEEVSTQEAGRVETPAIFNQLSPRQLEVARLVGKGQTNYQIACELGITENTVKLYVSQVLRLTHMNNRTQLALALSPGSSAMRQRVTAH; encoded by the coding sequence GTGAACAAGCTTAATTGTGCGGTAAAAGTGCTCGTGGTCGACGATCAGCCGCTGATTGTGGAAGAGCTGTGTGAATTTCTTGAAAGCAGCGGGTTCCGTTGTGTCCCCTGTGAATCCAGTCAGCAAGCCTTGCAGCATTTCTGTGAAGACAGCGAAATCGGCCTGGTGCTGTGCGATCTGCATATGCCGGGCATGGACGGCATCGAGTTGGTCCAGGCTTTGCAAAAAATTGCCGGCAGGCAGCGGGTGTTCGAGGCCATCATGCTGACCGGGTGCGCCGACAAGCAGGACGTGATCAAGGCCCTGCGCGCCGGGATTGCGGATTACTACCAGAAACCCATTAACCTGGAAGAATTGCTCGAAGGTTTGCAGCGCCAGGAAGTCGCGTTGCAAGAGCGCAGCAAAGACTTGCAACTGGGGAAGCTCAACCAGAAGCTGCAATGTCTTTCCGAAACCATCAATGATCTGTATCAGGACCTCGATAAAGTGCGGCGCAGTCCGTCCGGGCCGGACGGCGAAGAGGTCTCGACGCAAGAGGCGGGCCGGGTCGAAACCCCGGCGATTTTCAACCAGCTGTCACCGCGCCAACTGGAGGTGGCCAGGCTGGTCGGAAAGGGGCAGACCAACTATCAGATTGCCTGCGAGCTGGGCATCACGGAAAACACCGTCAAGCTGTATGTCTCGCAGGTGCTGCGGCTGACGCATATGAACAACCGCACGCAGTTGGCCCTGGCGTTGTCGCCGGGTAGCTCGGCTATGCGCCAGCGGGTGACGGCGCACTGA